One window of Maridesulfovibrio frigidus DSM 17176 genomic DNA carries:
- a CDS encoding YfiR family protein, with protein MGLLINYRLTKTIFTAFLAVTIIMSSSVAIGSDTKITATKIQLRALFIKKIPKYVLWPEQANPTDGKPYTVATIDKDELIPYFNTPNAFKLVRWPSADCQVLFLDSKNPRVIAAILQRVKDDPILTIGQNPDFLRMGGIINLVKSGSRMKLQVNICAARKAGLTISSKLLKLSDIYCGDEAE; from the coding sequence ATGGGACTTCTAATCAACTATAGGCTCACGAAGACGATTTTTACGGCGTTCCTTGCAGTCACGATTATTATGTCATCCTCAGTAGCAATAGGGTCCGACACAAAAATAACTGCAACTAAAATACAGCTGCGTGCACTGTTCATTAAAAAGATACCCAAATATGTTCTGTGGCCTGAACAAGCTAACCCGACAGATGGCAAACCATACACAGTTGCAACCATTGATAAAGATGAACTTATTCCGTATTTTAATACACCGAATGCATTCAAGCTGGTGCGCTGGCCATCTGCAGACTGTCAGGTTCTTTTCCTTGACAGCAAAAACCCCCGTGTAATAGCGGCAATTTTACAGCGGGTAAAAGACGATCCCATCCTGACCATCGGGCAAAACCCCGACTTTCTGCGTATGGGCGGAATAATCAATCTCGTTAAGTCTGGCTCGAGAATGAAACTGCAAGTTAACATCTGTGCAGCCCGTAAAGCAGGACTTACCATCAGTTCAAAATTACTTAAACTTTCTGATATATATTGCGGAGATGAAGCTGAATGA
- a CDS encoding flagellar hook protein FlgE produces the protein MGITSSLYTGISGLNVNSQATSVVANNLANSSTVGFKSSYTTFEDVFYSAITTGSGGDQVGNGAGVATVNTDYTQGSYEDSSTSTNVAINGDGYFIVIDPDTSSTYYTRAGNFDFDKDGNLVDPYGNSVQGWEVTNGTASGSLTDIVLDQSQSPPNATSDVSLSMNLDSQSTDNAVTSNPYTSEFDLYDGTESPPLDDSRYSYSSTMTIYDENGSSHDLTTYLDPVSVDSDGNIVWEYIISCDPEDDLRTFNGTDMNTTSGAGMLMTGTITFNSEGQMTSMSSFTLTDSPVSSNAKDASNWELASFSDSGVPEMNVNFTGSADGQDIAFSFGMSNTGADVGSNGGWSTGSSISTLADITATTDYSDLPSFEGTELSTGATTSYSDSSSATYSASQDGYATGSLLSVDVDENGIISGNYSNSQTIELYQIALADFTNPNGLVANGSNLFNATTDSGEAIIGTAGSAGFGSVVSNSLEASNVDLASEMTKLIIIQAAYQANSKVVTTADTLLQTAIGLKR, from the coding sequence ATGGGAATCACAAGTTCATTATATACTGGAATTTCCGGACTTAATGTTAACAGCCAGGCCACTTCTGTAGTCGCAAACAACTTAGCAAACTCAAGTACTGTCGGATTTAAAAGTTCATATACTACATTTGAAGATGTCTTTTATTCTGCGATCACGACTGGAAGTGGTGGTGATCAGGTTGGTAATGGAGCTGGAGTTGCGACCGTAAATACGGACTACACGCAAGGCTCATATGAAGATTCAAGTACCTCCACGAATGTTGCGATAAATGGTGACGGTTATTTCATCGTTATAGATCCAGATACAAGCTCTACATATTATACAAGGGCTGGGAACTTTGATTTTGATAAGGACGGAAATCTCGTAGATCCTTACGGGAATAGTGTGCAGGGCTGGGAAGTTACTAATGGAACTGCTTCTGGTTCATTGACTGATATTGTTTTGGATCAGTCGCAGTCTCCACCTAATGCTACCAGTGATGTTAGTCTTTCTATGAACCTTGACTCTCAGAGTACTGATAATGCCGTTACGTCCAACCCATATACTTCTGAATTCGATTTATATGATGGAACTGAATCACCTCCTTTGGATGACTCTCGTTACAGCTATTCATCAACTATGACAATTTATGATGAAAATGGTTCTTCGCATGACCTTACAACTTACCTGGACCCAGTCAGCGTAGATTCCGATGGTAACATTGTCTGGGAATATATAATTTCCTGCGACCCAGAAGATGACCTTCGCACATTTAATGGAACTGATATGAATACAACCAGTGGAGCAGGAATGCTTATGACTGGAACAATCACTTTTAACTCCGAAGGTCAAATGACCTCAATGAGCTCTTTTACTCTTACTGACTCTCCTGTTTCCTCAAATGCAAAAGATGCATCAAACTGGGAACTAGCTTCTTTCAGTGATTCCGGTGTTCCAGAAATGAATGTGAACTTCACAGGAAGTGCGGACGGGCAGGATATAGCCTTCAGCTTCGGTATGTCTAATACGGGGGCAGATGTAGGCTCAAACGGGGGATGGTCAACGGGTTCCAGCATCTCGACCCTTGCGGATATAACAGCGACCACTGATTACTCAGACTTACCTTCCTTTGAAGGAACAGAACTTAGCACAGGAGCAACTACCAGTTACAGTGACAGCTCCTCCGCGACTTACAGCGCCAGTCAGGACGGTTACGCGACAGGTTCTCTTCTTTCAGTCGACGTTGATGAGAATGGTATAATAAGTGGTAATTATTCAAATAGTCAGACCATTGAATTGTACCAGATTGCACTTGCTGATTTTACCAATCCCAATGGTTTGGTAGCAAACGGTAGCAATCTCTTTAATGCCACAACTGATTCGGGAGAAGCCATTATTGGCACAGCCGGGAGCGCTGGGTTTGGGTCTGTTGTTTCAAACTCTCTTGAAGCATCAAACGTCGATTTAGCTTCTGAAATGACCAAGTTGATTATCATTCAGGCCGCATATCAGGCCAACAGTAAAGTCGTCACAACAGCGGATACATTGCTCCAGACTGCCATCGGTTTGAAGCGCTAG
- the flgK gene encoding flagellar hook-associated protein FlgK, whose protein sequence is MISNLFNLGSKAISNAQVAISTTSNNIANADTTGYQRADAVYDSTGNINVGGTSIGTGADIISIQANWDSFIESQYLSTSADLAASNSLSGYLSQMDTIFNQSDDEGLATTQDAFLTAWSELSMYPDSTAEREALLGEAESLVYSLNSTSSELSNMQYTVEDEISEQVATANEYIDGIALLNQQIAAAPDNYELSASRDQMIRELDELIGITVVVPSDGQVKIYTDGGMPLVEGSETHNLVYTSARSTESLMPSSTYDGDVSFSGSSSEELLLEFTSTGADGSAEFKVSLDGGKTWAEDENGDTLIYTAGDADNSVNIEGVEVYFSGGTTDHVEGDRYTIVPKSGLYWQGNDSTLINCTPLTDDSGVDVSSRSTGGSLSGLFKLRDDELIPTIDNLNDMAEALIWEVNEIHSQGAGLTSHLSLQGTYSAEDQTATLSNSGLTFADKIESGSFSINTYDADGALASNASISIDPSTDSLDDIVAAINTAFPGSLTASVDSDGYLKLQSATDVSFELSDDTSGFLAAAGINTFFEGSDASDIAVNSYIQDDSSHINCGEVGTDGLVSSGSNDIAKTINELMTKDVNIGDASSPQVTSLSEYLAGIVAEVGAAARTAETQVVCDSSAAQLYYDQQASVSGVNVDEELINLTRQQQQYEAACQIITVTQSMFDTILGMV, encoded by the coding sequence ATGATTAGTAACCTGTTTAATCTTGGTTCCAAAGCCATCTCTAATGCTCAGGTTGCGATCAGTACTACGTCCAACAATATCGCCAATGCTGACACAACAGGTTATCAGCGCGCGGATGCTGTTTACGATAGCACTGGCAATATTAATGTTGGCGGAACCAGTATTGGTACCGGCGCGGATATTATTTCAATTCAGGCAAATTGGGATAGCTTCATTGAAAGTCAATATTTGTCGACTTCAGCTGATCTCGCGGCGAGTAATTCTCTTTCAGGTTATCTTTCACAGATGGATACAATTTTTAATCAAAGTGATGATGAAGGGCTTGCGACTACACAGGATGCTTTCCTAACAGCCTGGTCGGAATTGTCCATGTATCCCGATTCTACAGCAGAGCGTGAGGCGCTCCTCGGCGAGGCTGAATCTCTGGTCTATTCACTTAATTCTACTTCTTCTGAACTTAGCAATATGCAGTACACCGTTGAAGATGAAATAAGCGAGCAGGTTGCGACCGCTAATGAATATATTGATGGAATAGCTCTTTTAAATCAGCAAATTGCAGCCGCACCAGATAATTACGAGTTATCTGCAAGCCGCGATCAAATGATTCGGGAGCTTGATGAACTAATAGGTATTACGGTGGTCGTTCCAAGTGATGGGCAGGTAAAGATATATACTGATGGCGGTATGCCTCTAGTAGAGGGCTCTGAAACTCACAATCTTGTTTACACCTCAGCTAGAAGCACAGAATCACTTATGCCGTCATCCACTTATGATGGCGATGTGAGTTTTTCCGGTTCTTCAAGTGAGGAACTTCTTTTGGAATTCACCTCCACTGGCGCGGATGGTAGCGCAGAATTCAAAGTCTCCCTAGATGGTGGTAAAACGTGGGCTGAAGACGAAAATGGTGACACCCTTATTTATACCGCTGGTGATGCTGATAATTCAGTTAATATTGAGGGTGTTGAGGTTTATTTTTCAGGTGGGACCACTGACCATGTTGAAGGGGACCGGTATACCATCGTGCCGAAGAGTGGGCTGTACTGGCAGGGAAACGATTCTACCTTAATAAATTGCACTCCCTTGACAGATGATAGTGGAGTAGACGTTTCAAGTAGATCGACTGGCGGGAGTCTCTCTGGACTGTTTAAGCTCAGAGATGATGAACTGATCCCTACTATTGATAATCTTAATGATATGGCTGAAGCCTTGATCTGGGAAGTTAACGAGATTCACTCGCAAGGCGCAGGGCTCACTTCACATCTTTCTTTGCAGGGAACCTACAGCGCGGAAGACCAGACTGCGACTTTATCAAACAGTGGTCTTACTTTTGCCGATAAAATTGAATCAGGTTCCTTTTCTATTAATACTTATGATGCGGATGGAGCCTTGGCGTCGAATGCGTCTATCTCCATCGATCCATCAACTGATTCTCTTGATGATATCGTCGCTGCTATTAATACCGCTTTCCCCGGTTCACTTACTGCCTCTGTCGATTCAGACGGATATTTAAAATTGCAATCAGCTACCGATGTGAGTTTCGAATTGTCAGATGACACATCCGGCTTTTTGGCTGCCGCTGGGATTAACACTTTCTTCGAAGGAAGTGACGCATCAGACATTGCCGTAAATTCTTACATTCAAGACGATTCCTCACATATAAATTGCGGTGAAGTCGGGACTGACGGTCTTGTTTCATCAGGCAGTAATGACATTGCAAAAACCATTAATGAGCTGATGACTAAGGATGTAAATATCGGTGATGCAAGCTCGCCACAGGTCACATCATTGTCTGAATATTTAGCCGGAATTGTAGCCGAGGTCGGTGCTGCCGCTCGAACAGCGGAAACTCAAGTTGTTTGCGATTCGTCCGCGGCTCAACTTTATTATGATCAGCAGGCCTCCGTCAGCGGGGTCAATGTGGACGAGGAGTTAATTAATCTCACTCGTCAACAACAGCAATATGAGGCCGCATGTCAGATTATTACGGTTACCCAGAGCATGTTCGATACCATTTTAGGTATGGTTTAG
- a CDS encoding flagellin N-terminal helical domain-containing protein encodes MSLVINNNTVANSAARHLNDAYNALGSSTEKMASGLRINSAADDAAGLAVRELMRSDITTLSQGVRNANDGISMIQTADGALSVVDEKLIRMKELAEQASTGTYTSDQRALIDQEYQAMASEITRIASATDFNGIHLLNGNLDGDEAMVIHFGTGNDSAEDKYSVEIGSCTASSLGIGNQSTEGAGFTVSTQEQAQASLEALDNAITSKDKIRANLGSLENRLDATISNLEIQAENLQSAESQISDVDVATEMTNYSKQQIITQSAVAMLSSANSLPEMALQLIG; translated from the coding sequence ATGTCATTAGTAATTAACAACAACACAGTGGCTAATTCAGCAGCTCGTCACCTTAATGATGCATACAACGCATTAGGTAGTTCTACAGAGAAGATGGCTTCTGGTCTGAGAATCAACTCGGCCGCTGATGATGCCGCAGGACTTGCTGTTCGTGAGCTCATGCGTTCTGATATTACTACTCTTAGTCAGGGCGTAAGAAATGCAAACGACGGTATTTCAATGATTCAGACCGCTGATGGTGCACTTTCTGTTGTGGATGAAAAGCTCATCCGCATGAAGGAATTAGCAGAACAGGCCTCAACCGGAACATATACTTCAGATCAGCGCGCATTAATTGATCAGGAGTATCAGGCTATGGCTTCGGAAATCACCCGTATTGCGAGTGCTACCGACTTCAACGGAATCCATCTTCTTAATGGAAACCTTGATGGCGATGAAGCCATGGTTATTCACTTCGGAACAGGCAATGACTCCGCAGAAGATAAGTACAGCGTTGAAATAGGTAGTTGTACCGCATCTTCTCTTGGTATTGGTAACCAGAGTACTGAGGGAGCAGGTTTTACTGTCTCTACTCAGGAGCAGGCTCAGGCCTCACTTGAAGCCCTTGATAACGCGATCACATCAAAGGATAAGATCAGAGCTAATCTTGGGTCTCTTGAGAATAGACTGGATGCGACAATCTCCAACTTGGAAATTCAGGCTGAAAACCTTCAGTCCGCTGAATCCCAGATTTCAGATGTGGATGTTGCTACCGAGATGACCAACTACTCAAAGCAGCAGATCATTACCCAGTCTGCTGTAGCAATGCTTTCATCAGCAAATTCTTTGCCAGAGATGGCTCTTCAGCTTATTGGTTAG
- a CDS encoding CHASE sensor domain-containing protein produces MIGYQNSIGRKIGAAILGTTVSALVLTMTLNIASFFHSYRQATVQKANGLAKIMATSTISALDFNDPDSAKEILDSISLISNIVGATIFTPSGNIFASFGTTAKSLPAPEKGAQVEINTFIVIQPIQSEKETLGYIVLEGTFSDQGDWFYHNLATSGLILIAVLAACIIAANHFRKKITKPIAQLTAAVREISENKDYSKRVAYKSKDEIGYLVSEFNSMLTKIETRDSWLNSHREMLETIVSQRTKEVRAKQKQLKEKNAQLVKQIHERRTAEMIREEVERINRHDLKSSLNLVIGYPELLLNKGNLTPEQGKYIKRIAAAGYRMLDMIQFHLEMFKMEQGIYSLKTMNVDLIEMLCSLEEEMALLLNQSEVSLSIIMNKEEINGAEEVHINGEMVLLRTMFRNLIKNGVEGSVKGGKVSISIESDESYTTVSISNSLAVPVEVRDRFFNKYVTAGKEDGTGLGTYSANLIAKTHNASIHMETSDQDGTVVSAKFLAVTKES; encoded by the coding sequence ATGATTGGTTACCAGAATAGTATTGGGCGCAAGATAGGTGCGGCAATTCTGGGAACAACCGTTTCCGCTCTTGTCTTAACCATGACGCTCAATATTGCCTCCTTTTTCCATTCGTATAGGCAAGCAACGGTGCAAAAAGCGAATGGACTCGCTAAAATAATGGCGACCTCTACCATTTCCGCACTGGACTTTAATGATCCAGATTCTGCCAAAGAAATCCTTGATTCAATTTCATTGATCTCAAATATTGTTGGCGCTACGATCTTTACACCTTCGGGAAATATTTTCGCATCTTTCGGTACAACAGCTAAATCTCTACCCGCTCCGGAAAAGGGGGCGCAGGTTGAAATAAACACCTTTATCGTAATTCAGCCCATTCAATCCGAAAAGGAAACTTTAGGCTATATTGTGCTCGAAGGAACTTTCTCAGATCAAGGAGACTGGTTCTATCATAACCTTGCCACCTCCGGCCTGATACTCATTGCGGTATTAGCGGCCTGCATAATTGCAGCCAACCATTTCCGAAAAAAGATCACAAAACCGATCGCTCAATTAACGGCTGCAGTCAGAGAGATTTCAGAGAATAAGGATTATTCTAAACGCGTTGCTTACAAAAGTAAGGATGAAATCGGTTATCTGGTCTCAGAGTTCAATTCCATGCTCACAAAAATTGAGACTCGAGATTCGTGGTTGAACAGTCACAGAGAAATGCTTGAAACAATTGTTTCTCAGCGCACAAAAGAAGTTCGCGCCAAACAAAAACAGCTAAAAGAAAAAAATGCCCAGCTTGTTAAACAGATTCACGAAAGACGCACCGCAGAAATGATCCGAGAAGAGGTGGAACGTATCAATCGGCACGACCTTAAGTCGTCACTTAATCTAGTTATTGGATACCCGGAACTGCTCTTGAACAAAGGCAACCTGACTCCGGAACAAGGTAAATATATTAAGAGAATAGCCGCAGCCGGATATAGAATGCTCGATATGATTCAATTCCATTTGGAAATGTTTAAGATGGAACAAGGGATATACTCCCTAAAAACGATGAATGTTGACCTAATTGAAATGCTCTGTTCACTAGAAGAAGAAATGGCGCTCCTACTCAACCAATCAGAGGTTTCCTTGTCCATCATAATGAACAAAGAAGAAATCAATGGAGCGGAAGAAGTTCATATTAATGGGGAAATGGTTCTACTTAGAACAATGTTCAGGAATTTAATTAAAAACGGTGTGGAAGGATCTGTAAAAGGTGGAAAAGTCTCTATTTCTATCGAAAGTGACGAATCTTATACGACTGTCAGCATAAGCAACAGCCTTGCCGTTCCAGTCGAAGTCCGCGACAGATTTTTCAATAAATACGTGACTGCAGGAAAAGAAGATGGAACAGGCCTAGGAACATATTCAGCGAACCTTATCGCCAAAACGCACAATGCATCAATTCATATGGAAACATCAGATCAAGATGGTACCGTTGTTTCTGCTAAATTTTTAGCTGTCACAAAAGAGTCTTAA
- a CDS encoding response regulator transcription factor: MNKILLIDDDPELGELLGTYLGGEGYTLHTECNASEGLKIFRNESFDLILLDIILPDISGLSVLDIIRSKSNVPVIMLTGKGDEVDRVVGLEMGADDYICKPFQLRELLARMRAALRRCAMITEDSKKPAGSSRGKIAVGGIEVNLDAQSILVDGEDTHFTAAEFSIIEHLSASCGTLVERDELMEIALGRTVDFDDYVLNVHMSNLRRKIGESVSIKTIRGRGYMMTAKNQVGA; this comes from the coding sequence ATGAACAAAATATTATTAATCGATGACGACCCGGAACTTGGTGAACTTTTAGGCACTTACCTAGGAGGCGAAGGATACACTCTGCACACAGAGTGCAATGCTTCCGAAGGTCTTAAAATATTTCGGAATGAAAGCTTTGACCTTATCCTGCTAGATATTATTCTTCCTGATATCAGTGGCTTAAGCGTACTTGATATCATCCGTTCCAAATCCAATGTCCCCGTTATTATGCTTACGGGAAAAGGTGATGAGGTTGATAGAGTGGTAGGCCTCGAAATGGGAGCTGACGACTATATATGCAAACCTTTTCAGCTGAGAGAACTACTTGCGCGGATGCGGGCAGCACTTCGCAGGTGCGCCATGATAACCGAAGACTCAAAAAAACCTGCAGGTTCAAGCAGAGGCAAGATTGCAGTTGGTGGAATTGAAGTTAACCTGGATGCACAATCAATTTTGGTTGACGGAGAAGATACCCACTTCACAGCTGCAGAATTCAGCATTATTGAACACTTATCAGCCAGTTGCGGAACTTTAGTTGAACGGGATGAACTTATGGAGATTGCTCTGGGACGAACAGTCGATTTTGACGACTATGTACTGAATGTACACATGAGCAACCTGCGCCGCAAAATAGGTGAATCAGTTAGCATCAAAACAATTCGCGGCCGTGGTTACATGATGACAGCTAAAAATCAGGTAGGCGCATGA
- a CDS encoding RNA polymerase sigma factor produces MNANIHSIYDQEDAVSVEQFFKDNNIKIKNDIGSFLKTKFNCIKQCEVDEIFQEVAFKIIKNNYIAKYSSDKSSLNTWLYIISRSVAIDYMRKMYRNTLLIDEYTEPSVVEVQSYTIKIPRGMLSERQTQVIKMIFWGDLRAVEVAEQLGISPQTVRSIKHQAITKLRRYFGAESERRIVS; encoded by the coding sequence ATGAACGCAAATATACATAGTATATATGATCAAGAAGATGCAGTTAGTGTTGAGCAGTTCTTTAAAGATAACAATATTAAGATTAAAAATGATATTGGAAGCTTTTTAAAGACTAAGTTCAATTGTATTAAGCAGTGTGAAGTTGATGAAATATTTCAAGAAGTAGCATTCAAGATAATAAAAAACAATTACATTGCAAAATACTCTTCTGATAAAAGCTCACTTAATACATGGCTATACATTATCAGTAGGTCTGTAGCTATTGATTATATGCGCAAGATGTATCGTAATACTCTCCTTATAGATGAATACACTGAACCATCAGTTGTAGAAGTTCAAAGTTATACAATAAAAATCCCTAGAGGAATGCTTTCAGAGAGGCAAACACAAGTGATCAAGATGATCTTCTGGGGAGACTTGCGTGCTGTTGAAGTTGCGGAACAGCTGGGCATTTCGCCACAGACAGTTCGGAGCATTAAACATCAGGCAATTACAAAATTGCGCCGCTACTTCGGAGCGGAAAGCGAAAGGAGGATCGTATCATGA
- a CDS encoding TonB-dependent receptor plug domain-containing protein has product MIFFRKAIFAFFFLSLFITGGILPFYANAAELDSPSLEQLDLEGLLDVEIISPTSRKQSLENIAGSYTILTEEDIKASGATSVPEALRVVPGVLVTRMDTNKWAIGIRGFNGMFNSKQLVLIDNRPITSPFYSEVIWSNNDLPIELVKRIEVIRGPWTSLWGSESLNGVIKIITKSAKEMKGTQSVTVVGTDGVNQMVRQGGELSDDGDFMVYAKGGYDSGTSYKVNGETHEGSRDLVKGSAGFRSDWQNAFTDQLTIQGDIASSTITEKSPPGTPFSADREKKEYGGYAQFTWDRATGINSGMQFRTSYTRSAATFDDLEGISNTVDAEFLYSAEQIGMHLMTFGVGGRYFWDSFEQGKHVTVHNDQFSRMDASAFAQDKMTLIEDSLFLTLGLKLDYTEDSELSPQATARLLYTADEHEYWLAASRATKTPSNWVNEGRYEVRYNGERYRIDATGGLDSEELTSLEAGYRRIFSDNLKFDISLYFNSYDKLLTLSYDEDTRTATPTSSLCGLIYGTEAAIDWKALPRLTIRPSISFSNQDFTGSSSNSPGFSPPINSPIYDIRLQALIDLADHWELDLFTSYLNSMDDRDLATGFGVDARLAWQALPSLSLELIGSSLLTPISEGNFTTEPSGSLRVIWDF; this is encoded by the coding sequence ATGATCTTTTTCCGTAAGGCAATCTTTGCCTTTTTCTTTTTATCCCTTTTTATAACAGGAGGAATACTACCCTTCTATGCAAACGCGGCAGAACTAGACTCTCCTTCGCTTGAACAATTAGATCTCGAAGGTCTTTTAGATGTAGAAATAATCTCCCCGACAAGCAGAAAACAATCACTCGAAAATATTGCCGGTTCGTACACAATCCTTACCGAAGAAGACATAAAAGCTAGCGGTGCTACATCGGTCCCCGAAGCATTGCGAGTTGTGCCGGGCGTTCTTGTTACTCGCATGGACACAAACAAGTGGGCTATTGGTATTCGCGGTTTTAACGGGATGTTCAATAGCAAACAGCTCGTTCTTATTGATAACCGTCCGATAACTTCTCCTTTCTATTCAGAAGTAATCTGGTCAAATAATGACCTTCCTATTGAGCTTGTGAAAAGAATTGAAGTTATTCGCGGCCCTTGGACTAGTCTGTGGGGATCAGAGTCTTTGAACGGTGTAATCAAAATTATCACCAAATCAGCCAAGGAAATGAAAGGGACTCAAAGTGTCACTGTGGTCGGAACAGATGGCGTAAATCAGATGGTCCGACAAGGTGGCGAACTTTCGGACGATGGCGACTTCATGGTCTACGCGAAAGGTGGCTATGATTCTGGAACATCATATAAGGTTAACGGCGAGACTCACGAGGGATCTAGAGATTTAGTTAAAGGGTCCGCAGGTTTCAGGTCGGATTGGCAGAATGCGTTCACCGACCAGCTCACTATTCAAGGCGACATTGCATCATCCACCATTACAGAAAAATCACCTCCGGGCACCCCTTTTTCAGCGGACAGAGAGAAGAAAGAATATGGGGGTTACGCCCAGTTCACATGGGACCGCGCAACTGGAATAAATTCAGGGATGCAATTCCGCACCTCTTACACCCGCTCCGCAGCAACCTTCGATGACCTAGAAGGGATTTCGAACACAGTTGATGCTGAATTTCTATATTCAGCGGAGCAAATCGGAATGCACCTCATGACATTCGGAGTCGGTGGCCGCTATTTCTGGGATTCATTTGAACAGGGCAAACACGTTACTGTTCATAATGACCAGTTCAGCCGCATGGATGCCAGTGCTTTCGCTCAAGACAAAATGACGCTGATTGAGGATAGTCTATTTCTCACACTAGGCTTGAAACTAGACTACACAGAAGATTCGGAACTTTCTCCTCAAGCAACAGCCAGACTACTCTATACAGCCGACGAACATGAATATTGGTTAGCCGCATCACGTGCAACAAAAACACCAAGCAACTGGGTCAATGAAGGCCGGTATGAAGTAAGGTACAACGGTGAGCGATACAGAATTGATGCAACTGGAGGCCTTGATTCTGAAGAATTAACTTCACTCGAAGCCGGTTATCGTAGAATTTTTAGCGACAACCTGAAATTTGATATTTCGCTATATTTCAACAGCTATGACAAGCTGTTAACTCTCAGCTATGATGAAGATACAAGAACTGCGACTCCAACCAGTTCTCTTTGCGGCCTAATATACGGAACAGAAGCAGCCATTGACTGGAAAGCTCTGCCTAGGCTAACTATCCGGCCTTCAATAAGCTTTTCCAATCAAGATTTCACAGGTTCTTCCTCTAACAGCCCCGGATTCTCTCCACCAATCAACAGTCCAATATATGATATCAGGCTACAAGCTCTAATCGACCTTGCTGATCACTGGGAACTGGACCTTTTCACGTCCTACCTAAACAGCATGGACGACAGAGATCTAGCCACTGGATTCGGTGTTGATGCCCGGCTGGCATGGCAAGCTCTACCCAGTTTATCTCTTGAACTGATCGGGTCATCCCTCTTAACGCCCATAAGTGAAGGTAATTTTACGACCGAACCTTCCGGATCATTGAGGGTTATATGGGACTTCTAA
- a CDS encoding flagellar hook assembly protein FlgD, which translates to MSIDGVSYTTTSSSITAETSESSSSLSQVDFLTLLTTQMEYQDPTNPVDNSEMINQMTAYSSLDEQAQTNESLDTIIDQLSSISAMNSSSYLGQDVEADGGVVEVTDGVASDVTIDLDDDAALLSINIYDSDGSIVDTLEFTDVSSGEAEYGQIELNSDGTLSIDGTYYLDATAYDEYGDSVSVSLTSVGTVTGVNSESSDVEFTLDDGREVSIGDVTFVS; encoded by the coding sequence ATGAGTATTGATGGCGTAAGTTACACAACTACAAGCTCTTCAATCACTGCTGAAACCTCGGAGAGTAGTTCCAGCCTCAGTCAGGTTGATTTTCTGACCCTACTTACAACTCAGATGGAATATCAGGATCCGACCAACCCTGTTGATAACAGTGAAATGATTAACCAGATGACAGCTTACTCTTCTTTAGATGAGCAGGCTCAAACGAATGAAAGCCTCGATACTATTATCGATCAGCTTAGCTCTATTTCCGCAATGAACAGCTCTAGTTATCTCGGTCAGGATGTTGAGGCTGATGGCGGAGTGGTTGAAGTTACCGATGGTGTTGCTTCAGACGTTACCATTGATCTTGACGACGATGCAGCACTCCTCAGCATCAATATTTACGATTCAGACGGAAGTATCGTGGACACCCTAGAGTTTACAGATGTTTCAAGTGGCGAGGCCGAATACGGTCAGATTGAACTTAATTCTGATGGGACACTGTCTATAGACGGGACCTACTACCTCGATGCCACTGCCTACGATGAATATGGTGACAGCGTGAGTGTTTCACTCACATCAGTAGGAACTGTGACGGGCGTTAATTCTGAAAGCTCTGACGTGGAATTCACTCTTGATGATGGCAGGGAAGTTTCTATTGGTGATGTAACCTTCGTGTCCTGA